Proteins found in one Aneurinibacillus uraniidurans genomic segment:
- the mutL gene encoding DNA mismatch repair endonuclease MutL — translation MADIQVMDAQLANLIAAGEVVERPASVVKELVENAIDAGATRVEVYLEEGGLMSIRVVDNGRGMDREDCCLAFERHATSKLMRERDLSHIRTLGFRGEALPSIAAVSRTEIKSTQAGSTGGTRVRIAGGVEEVVEPVAHPRGTEVHVMDLFYNTPARLKYMKTIHTEVGHVSDVMNRQALSHPSISFVLMHNDKQLLKTPGDGKLLHAIAAVYGMNIARNMVPIEAESLDYKLSGYLARPEITRAGRSYISTIINGRYVRNHGVNNAILRGYHTLLPINRSPIAVLAIEMEPSLVDVNVHPAKLEVRFSKEQELYSFVEEEVRRVWSNKRLIPEPGRTRLNEAPRTPKPPSFQTSMDWSVFVPEQAETSDSTALDKRRTSFSEDRPGEAQEANRPGKLYDSLGGQTYEQSLLATEPAVLVEKSMQGSEDQPEPDSIAEPSVSLVVDEQVEEDIADMVETAYEPDEGVSNEDQAESASTGERVPDMYPVGQVHGTYIIAQNAEGMYMIDQHAAQERIFYEYFLNKLHEEAVESQDLLIPITLELTTAEAGAVEAHRDWFEQIGVHLEPFGLNSFLVRSHPRWLPKGEEEAIIQEMVEMVVKPGRKGIDVVQLREAAAITMSCKAAIKANRHLNHAELEALIERLRRTTSPFTCPHGRPIIIHFSTYDIEKMFKRVM, via the coding sequence ATGGCGGACATTCAAGTAATGGATGCGCAGCTTGCGAATTTGATTGCGGCGGGTGAAGTCGTGGAGCGTCCGGCTTCTGTCGTGAAGGAGCTGGTCGAGAATGCGATTGATGCAGGAGCGACACGAGTCGAAGTATATCTTGAAGAAGGCGGATTGATGTCCATTCGTGTGGTCGATAATGGACGCGGCATGGACCGAGAAGACTGCTGTCTGGCGTTCGAGCGGCACGCCACAAGCAAGCTGATGCGGGAGCGCGACTTATCGCATATCCGAACTCTTGGCTTTCGTGGCGAGGCGCTGCCGAGTATCGCTGCTGTCTCTCGTACGGAAATCAAAAGTACACAAGCAGGCTCCACAGGCGGCACGCGCGTGCGGATCGCTGGCGGAGTCGAGGAAGTCGTAGAGCCGGTCGCGCATCCGCGTGGGACAGAAGTGCATGTGATGGATTTGTTCTATAATACACCTGCTCGACTTAAATATATGAAAACAATTCATACAGAAGTCGGGCACGTATCCGATGTGATGAATCGGCAGGCACTATCGCATCCGAGCATTTCCTTTGTATTGATGCATAACGATAAGCAGCTCTTAAAAACACCAGGGGATGGCAAACTCTTGCACGCCATCGCAGCCGTGTACGGCATGAACATTGCTCGCAACATGGTTCCGATTGAAGCGGAATCCCTCGATTACAAGCTGTCTGGCTATCTTGCCCGACCAGAGATTACGCGGGCTGGTCGCTCGTATATATCGACGATCATTAATGGTCGTTACGTGCGTAATCATGGGGTGAATAACGCGATCTTACGCGGGTATCATACATTGCTGCCGATTAACCGAAGTCCGATTGCGGTGCTTGCGATTGAGATGGAGCCATCGCTTGTTGATGTGAATGTTCATCCGGCGAAGCTTGAAGTGCGATTTAGTAAGGAGCAGGAATTGTACAGCTTTGTGGAGGAAGAAGTTCGCCGTGTATGGAGTAATAAGCGTCTTATTCCCGAGCCGGGCCGCACTCGCTTAAACGAAGCGCCGCGCACGCCGAAGCCACCATCCTTTCAGACGTCAATGGACTGGTCGGTGTTCGTGCCTGAACAGGCGGAAACATCAGATTCGACCGCGTTGGACAAACGTCGAACTTCTTTTTCGGAAGATCGTCCGGGAGAAGCACAAGAAGCAAATCGACCAGGCAAGCTGTACGATTCACTAGGTGGCCAAACGTACGAACAGTCGTTGCTTGCGACCGAGCCTGCTGTGCTGGTGGAGAAATCTATGCAGGGCTCTGAGGATCAGCCGGAGCCTGATTCGATAGCGGAGCCGAGCGTATCGCTTGTTGTAGATGAACAAGTAGAAGAAGATATAGCTGACATGGTAGAGACTGCCTATGAGCCGGATGAAGGGGTATCGAATGAGGATCAGGCAGAGTCAGCAAGTACAGGGGAGCGCGTGCCGGACATGTATCCAGTTGGACAGGTGCATGGCACGTACATTATTGCGCAAAATGCGGAAGGGATGTATATGATCGACCAGCACGCTGCGCAAGAACGGATTTTTTATGAGTATTTCCTGAATAAGCTGCACGAAGAAGCGGTGGAGAGTCAGGACTTGCTGATTCCGATTACGCTGGAGCTGACCACGGCAGAAGCGGGAGCGGTGGAAGCACACCGTGACTGGTTCGAGCAGATCGGTGTGCATCTTGAGCCGTTTGGGCTAAACAGTTTTCTTGTACGTTCCCACCCACGCTGGCTGCCGAAGGGGGAAGAAGAGGCCATTATTCAGGAAATGGTGGAGATGGTTGTGAAGCCGGGGCGCAAAGGCATTGATGTGGTACAGCTGCGGGAAGCAGCCGCGATTACGATGTCATGCAAAGCCGCGATTAAGGCGAATCGCCATTTGAATCATGCCGAGCTAGAAGCGCTTATTGAGCGGCTGCGCCGGACGACGAGCCCGTTTACATGCCCGCACGGTCGACCGATTATTATTCATTTTTCGACGTATGATATTGAGAAGATGTTTAAGAGGGTTATGTAA
- a CDS encoding site-specific integrase produces the protein MKGYFHKRGSKWAFTIDVGKDPETGKRKQKALSGFKTKKEAEKACAKLIMELENGEYIEETKTTFGAFINDWLQLVAKPTLRPTTYAGYESAVRSRLIPAFKNRKLVDIKPIHVMRFYSSLLDEGITEEFVQYLHSILKNSFRTAIKWELLKQNIMDKVEPPSRKRKQLRVWTLEEAISFLEAAKETRQHFYMTYVLAIFTGMRRGEILALKWTDCMLDEGKISVNKSLSFVKGHGIVCQEAKTGSSNRVISISDMIVEELRKHRLQQQKMKLMLGEAYQDNGYVIAKETGEPVNPNYIFNHFKKLLGKVDVPPIRFHDLRHTHATIMLKLGEHPKVVSERLGHSNIQMTMNVYSHVTLDMQKESSDRFEQAFQAAKRKTM, from the coding sequence ATGAAAGGGTATTTTCATAAACGTGGAAGCAAATGGGCGTTTACAATTGATGTAGGGAAAGACCCGGAGACCGGTAAGAGGAAGCAAAAAGCATTGAGCGGATTTAAAACAAAAAAAGAAGCTGAAAAAGCCTGTGCAAAGCTTATCATGGAGCTTGAAAACGGAGAGTATATCGAAGAAACGAAAACCACGTTCGGCGCTTTCATCAATGACTGGCTTCAGCTTGTGGCGAAACCAACACTTCGCCCCACTACATATGCAGGATATGAAAGTGCTGTTCGCTCCCGGCTTATTCCTGCATTCAAAAATCGTAAGCTAGTTGATATCAAACCCATCCATGTAATGCGATTTTATAGCTCTTTATTAGATGAAGGTATTACAGAAGAATTTGTTCAATATTTGCATAGTATACTTAAAAATTCATTTCGCACAGCGATCAAATGGGAGTTACTGAAGCAGAACATCATGGATAAAGTCGAGCCACCAAGCCGCAAAAGAAAGCAGTTGCGTGTATGGACTTTGGAAGAAGCGATTTCTTTTTTAGAGGCAGCTAAAGAAACACGGCAACACTTTTATATGACCTATGTCCTCGCTATTTTTACCGGCATGCGCCGCGGAGAGATTTTAGCATTAAAGTGGACGGATTGTATGCTAGATGAAGGTAAGATAAGTGTCAATAAGAGTCTTTCCTTTGTAAAAGGGCACGGAATCGTATGCCAGGAGGCGAAAACCGGGAGCTCAAACCGCGTAATCTCAATCTCAGATATGATAGTTGAAGAACTACGAAAACATCGACTTCAACAGCAAAAAATGAAATTGATGCTCGGAGAAGCCTACCAAGATAACGGGTATGTAATTGCAAAAGAAACGGGTGAACCGGTCAATCCCAATTATATATTCAACCACTTTAAAAAGCTTTTAGGTAAGGTTGACGTGCCACCGATTCGCTTCCATGATCTACGCCATACCCATGCGACGATTATGTTGAAGCTTGGTGAACATCCAAAAGTAGTCTCTGAACGACTCGGTCACTCAAACATTCAAATGACCATGAACGTGTACAGTCATGTTACGCTCGACATGCAAAAAGAATCTTCAGATCGATTCGAACAAGCCTTCCAAGCAGCCAAGAGAAAAACAATGTGA